The window AAAGTCCTGACCAGGGGAAGTGAATCCGGAGCCGCATAATTGTTCGGTGGGGACAAGGATGCGGGTTCACGGCCTCCTACAGTCCGTACTTACGGGGCATCGTGAACAATCCTGGTTGATTGGACAGGGTATGTCGGGCGAAAAGGTGGGAGACCGCGTGAAACAGCCGTTACGTGACGTACGGTCCTATCGTCTCCCGACGGAGGTGATCGACCCGCTCCGGCACGGCCTGCCGAAGGTGTCCTCGCAGACCATCGCGGCGATCATCAGGGAGGTGCCGGCGTACGCCGAGCCGTTCTCCGGCGCGCTCGGGCACAAGATCGCACGTGCCGTGCGGGCCGCCCTCGGCACGTTCCTCAACCTGGTGTCCCGACCCGGCGCCGACCCGGGCACCCCGATGTCGTCGGCGATCGAGGCGGCGTACGCGCTGGGTCGTGGCGAGGCCCGCTCCGGCCGCAGCCTGGACGCGCTGCTCGCGGCCTACCGGGTGGGCGCCCGGGTGGCGTGGCGCGGGCTGGCCGCGATCAGCGTCGAGGCGGGGCAACCGGCCGCCACCATCGCCGACTTCGCCGAGCTGGTGTTCGCGTACATCGACGAGTTGTCGGCGGCGAGCGTGGCCGGGCACGCCGACGAGCTCGCCGCGTCCGGCCGGATCCGCCTGCGGCGGCTTCAGGAACTGGCCCAGGCGCTGGTCGCGGGGGAGCCCGCGCACGTCCTGCAAGGGCTGGCCGAGCAGGCCGAGTGGGCGCCGCCGCAGAGCCTCACCGCACTGCTGCTGCCGGAGCGCGCGGCACGATGGGTGATCGACCTGCTCGACCCGCGTACGTTGCAGCTCGCGGACGCCGTACCAGATCTGCCTGGTTTGACGGTCTTGTTGGTGCCGGATCCGCAGGGTTGCTCCCGCCCGACGCTGAACCGGCTGCTCACCGGCCACAACGTGGTGATCGGCCCGGCCCGGCCATGGACCGAGGCACGCAGCTCGCTGGATCGGGCGGTGCGGGTGTATCGGCTCGGCCCGCCGGACGGTGGCGCGGTGACCGACACCGAGGATCATCTCGCCGCGGTGGTGGTGACCGCCGACCCGAGCGCCCTGGCGGACCTGCGTGCGTGGGCGCTGACGCCACTCGCCGGGGAGCGCGGGGCCGCCGCCGCCAAGCTCATCGAGACGCTACGCAGCTGGCTGCTGCACCACGGCCGCCGCGAGGACGTCGCCGCCGAGCTGTTCGTGCACCCGCAGACGGTCCGCTACCGGATGGCGCGGCTGCGGGAGCTGTACGGAGAGCGGCTCCGCGACCCGCAATGGGTGCTCGCGCTGACCATCGCCCTGGCCATCCCGGAGACGTGACGGCGGACACATACCAAAGTCTCGGACCATCGACTTTCGGCAACTGGCCGGTCACCCGCCGCCGGGCATAGCGTCAGACCCATCAGCGGTACGGCGGAGCGGGGGCGTGGATGGGCGGCGAAACATCGGGCCGGGAGCCGACCGTGCTCGCGTTCTCCCCGGCCGGTCGGGTCCTCGTGCTGCTCGGTCCGGCGGCCGCCGGAGTGGTCGTGGCCGTGCTGGCTCCCATCCTCGCGCGCTGGCTGGTCGAGGTGCACTTCCCGGTCCTCGGCGTGGTCTGGC of the Actinoplanes sichuanensis genome contains:
- a CDS encoding PucR family transcriptional regulator; translation: MKQPLRDVRSYRLPTEVIDPLRHGLPKVSSQTIAAIIREVPAYAEPFSGALGHKIARAVRAALGTFLNLVSRPGADPGTPMSSAIEAAYALGRGEARSGRSLDALLAAYRVGARVAWRGLAAISVEAGQPAATIADFAELVFAYIDELSAASVAGHADELAASGRIRLRRLQELAQALVAGEPAHVLQGLAEQAEWAPPQSLTALLLPERAARWVIDLLDPRTLQLADAVPDLPGLTVLLVPDPQGCSRPTLNRLLTGHNVVIGPARPWTEARSSLDRAVRVYRLGPPDGGAVTDTEDHLAAVVVTADPSALADLRAWALTPLAGERGAAAAKLIETLRSWLLHHGRREDVAAELFVHPQTVRYRMARLRELYGERLRDPQWVLALTIALAIPET